AATCCGACCGGCATGGAAGCGACGCTCGTGCCGAAGTACGACATTCCGATGGAGTTCGTGAAGTTTGGCGGCTTGCGCGGCAAGGGGCCGATGACCAAGCTGCTGCTGCCGCTCAACCTGCTGCGCGCGTTCTGGCAAAGCATTGGCGCGATTCGTCGTGCGAAGCCGAATGTGGTGCTCGGCATGGGCGGGTACATCACCTTCCCGGCGGGGATGATGGCGTCTCTGCTGGGGCGTCCGCTCGTGCTGCACGAACAGAACTCGGTCGCGGGCATGGCGAACAAGGTGCTCGCGCGCGTGGCCGACAAGGTGCTGCTCGCGTTCCCCGACACCATCGAGCACGGCGAATGGGTTGGCAACCCGATTCGTGCCGACTTCGACGAGATGGCACCGCCGGCCGAACGTTACAACGCGCGTACTGGCGCGCTGCGCATTCTGGTGGTGGGCGGCAGTCTGGGCGCAACGGTCCTCAATGAGATCGTGCCGAAGGCGCTGGCGAAGCTGCCGCGCGAAGATCGTCCGCAGGTCACGCATCAGGCGGGCGTCAAACATATTCAGACGCTGCAAGCGAATTACGCTGCAGCGGGGGTGACGGTCGAAGCGGTGCCGTTCATCGACAACATGGTCGCGGCCTACGCGGCGGCGGATCTGGTGATCTGCCGGGCGGGCGCGATGACGGTGGCCGAAGTGGCCGCAGCGGGGGTGGCGGCGCTGTTCGTGCCATTCCCTCACGCGGTCGACGACCATCAGACAACGAATGCGCGTTTCCTCGCCGACAAGGGCGCGGCAACGCTGATCGACCAGCGCGAGCTGTCGGTCGAGACCCTGGCCGAGTGGCTGCGCCGTCAGACGCGCGAATCGCTGCTCGCGATGGGAGAGAAAGCCAGGGCGCTCGCCAAGCCGGACGCCACCGAACAAGTGGCGCGCGTGTGCGCGGCTCTGGCCAAGGATTGAAATGAAACACATCGTCAAACACATTCACTTCGTCGGCATTGGCGGCTCGGGTATGAGCGGCATTGCCGAGGTGTTGCTCAACCTGGGGTATCAGGTGAGCGGCTCCGATCTCGGCGACAACGCCGTGACTCAGCGCCTCGCAGGCCTGGGCGCGCGTATCGCTCGCGGCCATGCGGCCGAACATATCGACGGCGCGGACGCCATCGTCGTGTCCACGGCCATCACGGCCGACAACCCGGAAGTGCTCGCAGGTCGTGCACGTCAGATTCCCATCGTGCCGCGCGCGCTGATGCTCGCGGAACTCATGCGTCTGAAGCAGGGGGTGGCGATCGCCGGCACGCACGGCAAGACCACCACGACGAGCCTAGTGGCGAGCGTGCTCGCGCAGGGCGGACTGGACCCGACGTTCGTGATCGGCGGCCGTCTGAACAGCGCCGGTGCGAATGCCAAGCTCGGAACCGGCGACTTCATCGTGGTCGAAGCCGACGAGTCGGACGCCTCGTTCCTGAATCTGAATCCGGTCATCGAAGTCATTACCAACATCGATGCCGATCACATGGACACCTACGGGCACGACTTCGCCCGTCTGAAACAGTCGTTCGTGGCCTTCACGCAGCGCCTGCCGTTCTACGGCATTGCCGTGCTGTGTGTGGACGACCCGAACGTGCGCGAGATCCTGCCGTTCGTCTCGAAGCCGATCGTGCGTTACGGCCTGTCGGAGGATGCGCAAGTGCGCGCCATCGACGTGCGCGCCGACGCCGGGCAAATGCGTTTCACCGTGCTGCGCAAATTCGGCGCGGGGGCTGCGCCGCTCGACATCACGCTGAATCTGCCGGGCGAGCACAACGTGCGCAACGCGCTGGCGGCGATTGCCATTGCGACCGAACTCGAAGTTCCCGACGCCGCGATTCAGCAGGCGCTGGCGGAATTCAACGGCGTTGGCCGACGCTTCCAGCGCTATGGCGACATTGCGCTGCCGAAGGCGAGTGGCGGGGGGGCGTTCACGTTGATCGACGACTACGGCCATCACCCTGTCGAGATGGCGGCCACGCTGGCCGCTGCGCGGGGGGCGTTCCCGGGGCGCCGTATCGTGCTGGCCTTCCAGCCGCACCGTTACACGCGCACGCGCGATTGCTTCGAGGACTTCGTGCAGGTGTTGTCCGACGCCGATGCCGTTGTGCTCGGCGAGGTGTACTCGGCTGGCGAGGCGCCCATCGTGGCGGCCGACGGCCGTGCTCTGTCGCGGGCATTGCGCGTGGCGGGCAAGGTGGAACCGGTTTTCGTGGAAGACGTTGCGCAACTGCCCGACGCCATTCTGCAAGTCGCTCGTGCGGGCGACGTTGTAATCACCATGGGTGCCGGCTCGATTGGCGCGGTGCCCGGCAAGTTGCAAGTTCAGCAAGGAGTTTGACGTGAGTGCATTCGATCCGAAACGTTTCGGCAAGGTTGGCGTCCTGATGGGTGGGCGCTCGGCCGAGCGTCAGATCTCGCTGATTTCGGGCAATGGTGTGCTCGAAGCCCTGCGCTCGCGTGGCGTGGACGCGCACGCGTTCGACACAGGCATGCACGACCTCGCGGCACTGGCTGCGCAGAAGTTCGACCGTGTGTTCATCGCATTGCATGGACGTTATGGCGAAGACGGCACGCTTCAGGGCGCGCTCGAACATCTGGGGGTTCCTTACACCGGCAGTGGCGTGTTGGCGTCCGCACTGGCGATGGACAAGGAAATGACCAAGCGCGTGTGGATCAACGAAGGGCTGCCGACGCCGCGCTTTGCGATGCTCACCGCCGACAGCGACTTCGATGCCGTGGCGCGCGATCTCGGCCTGCCGCTGATCGTCAAACCGTCGCGCGAAGGCTCGACCATCGGCCTGACGAAGGTCACCGAGGCGTCGCAGTTGAAGGCGGCCTACGAGAAGGCTGCCGCGCTCGATCCGGACGTGCTCGCCGAAGAGTTCATCGATGGCGACGAGCTGACCGTGCCGGTGCTCGGCGTGGGCACGAAGGGGGCTGCGGCCGCCCGTGCACTGCCGGTGATCCGCATCGTGGCGCCGGACGCGAACTACGACTACCAGAACAAGTATTTCAAGGACGACACGCGCTACGAATGCCCGCCGCCGTTGTCGGTGTCCTTGCAGGAGGAAGTGCAGCGCCTCGTGTTGCGCGCCTACCTCGTGCTGGGCTGCCGGGGCTGGGCTCGTGCCGACGTGATGCTGCGCAAGCGCGACAACAAGCCGTTCCTGCTGGAGATCAATACGTCGCCGGGCATGACCGGCCACTCGCTGGTGCCGATCTCGGCGCGCGCGGCGGGCCTGTCTTACGAAGACTTGGTGGTCGAAATTTTGGCAACTGCGACGCTCGATCTGCACCCGAACGCGCAGTGGAAACCCGAGTAAAACCTTGAACGCGTTGAAGAACGCCCTGATACGGAAAGCAAATCGCCATGTGGCACAACGTACGCCTGCTCAACGCCATCGCGAGTGCGCTCGTCGCACTCGTCGTGCTGGCGGCGCTCGCGGCGGGCGGCCATTGGCTGATCCAGCGGCCGATCTTCACGCTCAAGGCGATTCAGATCGATGGGGACGTGTCGCATATCAACGGACCGACCTTGCGTGCGAACGCGGTGGCGCGTCTGAAGGGCAACTTCTTCACCATCGATCTGGACGCGACGCGAGCGGCCTTCGAGGCGGTGCCCTGGGTGCGTCATGCCAGTGTGCGGCGTGTCTGGCCGAATCAACTGGCCATCACGATCGAGGAATACAAGCCACTGGCGACCTGGAACGACGGCCGTCTGGTGAGTGTGGATGGCGAGTTGTTCGCCGCGAATCTGGCGGAAGCCGAGGACGAGGGCAAGCTGCCCGAGTTCGCGGGGCCGCCGGGCAGCGAGAAAGATGTGACGGCGCGGTACTACGACTTCATGAAGTGGTTCGCGCCGCTGAATATGAAACCCGAGGCGGTCACGCTGTCGAATCGTTACGCATGGGGCGTGCGACTCGCAGGGGGCGTGCAACTGGCGCTGGGACGGGAGCGTACGCCCGAAACCCTCGCCACGCGCAGCCGGCGTTTCGTACAAGCGTATCCGCAGGTTGCGGCGCGCTGGGGAAATCAGATCGAGTATGCCGATCTGCGGTACCCGAACGGTTTTGCAGTCCGGGCCGCAGGTATGCGTTTCTTGAGCGAAGAACAGGCCAAGAAGCTAGCCGCGACACCGGTGCAAAAGCGGGATTCGCAAAAGCCGGCAGTTGCGCAACCTGCCGCGCGGCAGAAGCGAAGCCAGTGAGACTTCAGGACTTACACACGCTATGAGCAAAGATTACAAGGATCTGTTGGTCGCCCTCGATATCGGCACGTCGAAAGTCGTGGCGGTGGTGGCCGAGCTGCGCCCTGAAGGCCGCTATGAAGTGATCGGCCTTGGCCAGAGTGAATCGCGAGGCCTGAAAAAGGGTGTCGTGGTGAACATCGAGGCCACCGTGCAGTCGATTCAACGTGCGCTCGAAGAAGCCGAGCTGATGGCCGACTGCAAGATCACCAATGTGTTCACGGGGATTGCCGGTAGCCACATCCGCAGCTTCAATTCGAGCGGCATGGTGGCGATCAAGGACAAGGAAGTGACGCAGGCCGATGTGGCGCGCGTCATCGAGACGGCCAAGGCGATCAACATTCCGACCGATCAGCAGGTGCTGCATATCCTCACGCAGGAATTCATCATCGACGGTCAGGAAGACGTGCGCGAGCCGATCGGCATGAGCGGCATCCGTCTCGAGGTGAAAGTGCACATCGTGACCGGCGCCGTCTCGGCCGCGCAGAACATCGTGAAGTGCGTGCGCCGTTGCGGCCTCGAAGTGAACGATCTGATTCTCCAGCCGCTGGCGTCGAGCATCTCGGTGCTCACCGAAGACGAGAAGGAACTCGGCGTGGTGCTGATCGATATCGGCGGCGGCACGACGGACATTGCGATCTTCAGCGAAGGCGCGATTCGTCATACGGCGGTGATTCCGATTGCCGGCGATCAGATCACCAGCGATATCGCGATGGCCGTGCGCACGCCGACACCGGACGCGGAAGACATCAAGATCGCGCACGGCATCGCCAAGCAGTCGCTGGCCGATCCGGATGAAATGATCGAAGTGCCCGGGCTGGGCGAGCGCGGTCCGCGCACGCTCTCGCGTCAGGCGCTGGCGGCGGTGATCGAGCCGCGCGTCGAAGAACTGTTCTCGCTCGTGCAGCAGGTCGTGCGCGAGTCGGGTTACGAAGAACTGTTGTCCTCGGGCATCGTGCTCACCGGCGGCGCGGCGATGATGCCGGGCATGGTCGAGCTGGGCGAGGACATCTTCCTCAAGCCGGTGCGTATTGGCGTGCCGGAATATGCAGGCGGTCTGGCCGATGTGGTGCGCAGTCCGCGCTACGCGACGGCGATGGGGCTGCTGCTCGAAGGGCGTTCCCAACGCATGCGTGGCCGCAAGGTCGCGGTGCAGTCGGGGCAGGCAAATCAGGTCTGGACGCGCATGCGCGACTGGTTCTTCAGCAATTTTTAATGGTGTTTTTTGAGGGGTGTGGATTCGGTATTGAAAACACGCGCGGCTTACCCGAGCCACACGTGACCCGCAGTACCGGATCTGCTTTTAATTCACTGGAGGCGCTATGAACTTTGAAATGTTGGAAACGGAAACCAACGGCACCATCATCAAGGTGGTGGGTGTTGGTGGCGCTGGCGGCAATGCCGTCCAGCACATGATCAACCGTGGTGTGCAAGGCGTGGAATTCATCGCCATGAACACCGACGCTCAGGCACTGGGCCGCTCGCAGGCCAGCGTCAACATCCAGCTCGGCAAGACCGGTCTGGGGGCTGGCGCGAAGCCGGAAATGGGCCATGCTGCCGCGGAAGAGGCTCGCGAGCGCGTGGCCGACGCTCTGCGCGGCGCGCACATGGTGTTCATCACCGCGGGTATGGGTGGCGGCACGGGCACGGGCGCGGCACCGGTCGTGGCGCAGATTGCCAAGGAAATGGGCATTCTGACCGTGGGCGTGGTCTCGAAGCCGTTCGAGTTCGAAGGTGGCAAGCGCATGCGTGTCGCCGAGACGGGCGCGCAGGAACTGGAAGACAACGTCGACTCGCTGATCGTTGTGCTCAATGACAAGCTGTTCGAAGTCATGGGCGACGACGCCGAGATGGACAAGTGCTTCCAGTGCGCCGACGACGTGCTGCACAACGCCGTGGCCGGCATCGCCGAAATCATCAACGTCGACGGTTTGGTGAACGTCGACTTTGAAGACGTGAAGACGGTGATGGGCGAGCAAGGCAAGGCCATGATGGGTACGGCCACCGTTGCCGGTGTCGATCGTGCGCGTCTGGCAGCCGAGCAAGCCGTGGCAAGCCCGCTGCTCGAAGGCGTGGACCTGTCGGGCGCACGTGGCGTGCTGGTGAACATCACGGCATCGCGTTCGCTGCGTTTGTCGGAAACGCGTGAAGTGATGAACACCATCAAGAGCTATGCCGCCGAAGACGCGACCGTGATTTTCGGTACCGTCTACGACGACAAGATGGGTGATGCACTGCGCGTGACCGTCGTGGCAACCGGCCTGGGCCGTGCGGTTGCGAAGAAGGCCGCGGCACCGATGACGCTGCTCAAGACCGGTACCGACAATATGCCGATCGCGACCGGCCATGTGCCGAACGTGGGTCAGGCGGGCGGTACGGACTACGGCGCGCTCGATACGCCGGCCGTGTGGCGCAGCACGCGCGAGACCGCAGCCTCGCACGTGGCCGCATTGCAGGAAAAGGGTGTCGACACGTACGACATTCCGGCTTTCCTGCGCAAGCAAGCCGACTGACAAGGTGGCGTGCGGGCCGGGTGCCAGTGCCTGGCGCCGCCGCACCTTGAGAATCGCGAGACCTACGCAGGTCGTCGTGAGGATTCGTCGTCGCCCCGAATACCATGCCAGGTGGCGTGGGGAAGGCGCGCCGCAGTACGAGTCCGAATGACGATACGGCAAGGTTGTGATGCGGGAAATGCCTTGTAGCTGCGACAACCAGAGTCGCAATAGGCGTCAACGCATCGCAGATGGCGAACGTTACGGGTAAGCGTTCGTGATCCCGGACCCGGTCTCGCGGATCTGTCCCCCGACCGCTGCGGCATGCCTCCGTCGCGGCGGCCGGGGTGCCCCGAACGTGCATGACGTCATGTGTGAGGTCCGACGTCGAAGCACGAGGCACAAAGCTACGGAACGACGAAACAGCCTATTTCGTCATGCGATATGGGCGACGACAAACCGATGGGGCAGAATTCGGAATGTTTAGTAACGAAGCGTTGTGTTTGTGGCACAGCGATGAAGGCGCCGATCTGGTATAATTCGATCTATGGTCCTTAGCGTCTGATAGTTTTAATAAATAGCATGCTCAAGCAGCGCACACTCAAATCCATCGCCAAGACAGTCGGCATCGGCTTGCACTCCGGTCGCAAGGTCGAGTTGTCGTTGCGTCCGGCACCGCCCAATACGGGTATCGTCTTCTGTCGTACCGATCTGAATCCTCCTGTGGAGATTCCGGCATCGGCGATGGCGATCGGCGACACGCGTCTGGCGTCGGTGTTGCAGAAGGATGGTGCGCGGGTGTCCACCGTGGAGCACCTGATGTCGGCATGCGCGGGTCTGGGCATCGACAATCTGTATGTCGATGTGACGGCCGAAGAAATTCCGATCATGGATGGCAGCGCAGCGACGTTTGTCTTCCTGATTCAGTCGGCAGGCATCGAAGAGCAGGCGGCGGCCAAGAAATTCATTCGTGTGACGAAGCCGGTCGAGATTCGCGAAGGCGACAAGTTCGCCTGTCTCGAACCGTATGAAGGTTTCAAGCTCAAGTTCACCATCGATTTCCGTCACCCGGCGGTCGATCGCACGGGCCAGGCGCTCGAGATCGACTTTGCCGAAACGTCCTACGCGAAGGAAATTGCGCGCGCCCGCACGTTTGGCTTCGCTCATGAAGTCGAGATGTTGCGCGAACTGGGTCTGGCACGCGGTGGCAGCATGGATAACGCCATTGTGCTCGACGAATACCGCATCCTGAACAACGACGGTCTGCGCTACGACGACGAGTTCGTGAAGCACAAGATGCTCGACGCCATCGGCGATCTGTATGTGATTGGTCACCCGTTGCTGGCGTCGTACACGGCGTACAAGTCGGGACATGGTCTGAATAACCAGTTGCTGCGCGAACTTCTCGCACAAGACGCCTACGAAATCGTCACGTTCGAGCACGCCGAAGACGCACCGCGCGGCTTCCAGTTCGAGCCGCAGACGCAGTTCGCGTAAATCGCGCAACGCGTCGCCCGCCGCAGCGGGGATGTAACAAAACGAAAGCGCCGGAAATCCGGCGCTTTTTTATTTGACGCGCGACAAATATCGGCGTTTGGCATCGATCCGTTTCATTGAGGCATGCGTGCCCCGACGGGCTGCGTCACGGTTTGCGCGATCCGCCATAGGAGTGACGCGCGACGAGACGCGCGAGGGCGTCGCGCAGCGGGGAGGGTTCCAGTGCGTCGCGCAAATCGCGCAGACTGACCAGCCCTTGCCGGGGCAAGCGGGCCTCCTTGGGAGGCTTCTGTGGCTCTGGCGCGGCGATACTGACGCGAATGCGGATCGTGCGAATCAGCCAGCCCCGTTTTGCAAGGCCTTCGATCAGCGACGGCGTTTGCTGGCGCAGACGCGCTGCGAGCGAATTGTTGGCGACGAGAAAGACCAGCGCCCCTTCGCGCGGCGGCGTGACCTTCACGCTGGCGGTGAGCGCGGGGGGCAGCAACGCATGCACGTCCCGCTCCAGCCGGGCCAGCTGCTCGGCGGCGACCAGCAGTGATCCTGCGCCGTCGGAGGCGGACAGAAGGGTGGTCAGGGGGCGGGCGACGCGGTTTGCTTTGGGTCGTTTCATATGATGAGACAGATGTCGCCGCCTATTTTACCCCGCCATCGGGCGTCGCCTCGGCCCGCCCCGTCAAAACACCGGGTTGTCGGCGTCGGGTACCGCCGGGACGTGTAACCGCAGCATGCTAGAATCCATTTTTCAGTACAGGTATCGAACCGGAGCGAGGCCAGCGTGCCGAACACCGGTGACCCGCAGCGCTCAGGCGCATCGGGCGGTTGGCATTTCCGGGGCATGTCTCCGGTGAGTGTGCTCCGTCCGGTGGCAAGCGGCGCGATTGCGAACGACATTTGCCGCCCTAACCAGTGATCCGATGATTCCCGGTCTTCTTAAAAAAGTATTTGGCAGCCGCAACCAGCGGCTCATCAAGCAGTACCAGAAAACCGTCACGGCGATTAACGCCCTCGAGCCGCAGATCGCCCAACTCAGCGATGAGCAACTGCGCGGCAAGACTGAGGAATTCAAGCAACGCATCGCCCAGGGGGCGACTGTAGATTCGTTGCTCGTCGAAGCCTTTGCCGTGTGCCGCGAAGCCGGCAAGCGCGTGCTCAAGATGCGCCACTTCGACGTTCAGCTGATCGGTGGCATGGTGCTGCACTTCGGCAAGATCGCCGAAATGCGTACCGGTGAAGGCAAGACGCTCGTCGCAACGTTGCCTGCCTATCTGAATGCGCTCTCGGGCAAAGGCGTGCACGTGGTGACCGTCAACGATTACCTGGCGCAGCGCGATGCCGAGTGGATGGCGCGTCTGTATAACTTCCTGGGTCTGTCGGTCGGCATCAATCTGTCGCAGATGCCGCACGATCAGAAGCAGACGGCCTACGCAGCGGACATCACCTACGGCACGAACAACGAGTTCGGCTTCGACTACCTGCGCGACAACATGGTCTACGAGACCGAGCAGCGCGTGCAGCGCACGTTGAACTACGCGATTGTCGACGAAGTGGACTCGATCCTGATCGACGAAGCGCGCACGCCGCTCATCATCTCCGGTCAGGCCGAAGACCACACCGAACTGTATGTGAAGATGGATCGCCTGCCGGCGATGCTCGAGCGTCAGATCGGCGAAGAGAAGGCCGATGGCACGGGCGTCGAAGTGCCGGGCGACTACACGCTCGACGAGAAGGCGCGTCAGGTGTTCCTGACCGAGCGCGGCCACGAGAAGGCCGAGCAACTGCTGGCCGAGTGGGGCATGATCGCCGAGGGCGACAGTCTCTACGCACCGCAGAACATCACGCTCATGCACCACGTGTACGCCGCACTGCGCGCGCACACGCTGTTCCACAAGGACCAGCACTACGTGGTGCAGAACGACGAGATTGTCATCGTCGACGAATTCACCGGCCGTCTGATGGCTGGCCGCCGCTGGTCGGAAGGGCTGCACCAGGCGGTGGAAGCGAAGGAGCGCGTGTCGATCCAGCACGAGAACCAGACGCTCGCTTCGATCACGTTCCAGAACTACTTCCGCATGTACGCCAAGCTCTCGGGCATGACGGGGACCGCGGACACGGAAGCGTTCGAATTCAACGAAATCTACCGTCTCGAGACGGTGGTGATTCCGACGAACCGCCAACCCAAGCGGATCGACCGTCAGGATCAGATCTACAAGACGGCCAAGGAGAAGTACGACGCCGTCATCAAGGACATTCGCGATTGCGTGGAGCGTGGCCAGCCGGTGCTGGTGGGCACGACGTCGATCGAAACGTCCGAATACCTCTCGCAACTGCTCACGCGCGAAAAGCTGCCGCATCAGGTGCTCAACGCCAAGCAGCACGAGCGCGAAGCCGAGATCGTGGCGCAGGCAGGCCGTCCGGGCGTGATCACCATCGCCACGAACATGGCCGGTCGCGGTACCGACATCGTGCTGGGCGGCAATGTCGAGAAGCAGTCGAGTTTCATCGAGGCGGATGCCGCACTGTCCGACGACGAAAAGGCCGCTCGCATCAAGCAACTGCAGGATGAGTGGCAAGGTCTGCACGAGCAGGTGAAGGCCGCTGGCGGTCTGCATATCATCGGCACCGAGCGCCACGAGTCGCGTCGTATCGACAACCAGTTGCGCGGCCGTTCGGGCCGTCAGGGTGACCCGGGTTCGTCGCGCTTCTATCTCTCGCTGGAAGATCCGCTGCTGCGCATTTTCGCGGGTGATCGCGTGCGCGCGATCATGGATCGTCTGAAGATGCCGGAAGGCGAAGCCATCGAAGCGGGTATCGTCTCGCGCTCGATCGAGTCGGCGCAACGCAAGGTCGAAGCGCGCAACTTCGACGTGCGTAAGCAACTGCTCGAGTACGACGACGTGGCCAACGATCAGCGCAAGGTGATCTACCAGCAGCGTAACGAATTGCTCGAAGCGCAAGACGTCTCGGAAACCATCGCGGGCATGCGTCAAAGCGTGTTCGAAGACCTGGTGCGCACCTATGTGCCGGCCGGTACGGTCGAAGAGCAATGGGACCTGAAGGGGCTGGAAACGACGCTGCGCGAAGAGTGGCAGCTCGACCTGCCGCTGCAGTCGCGCATTGAAGGCGCCGACGAGATCGACGACGAGGACATCCTCAAGGAAGTGATGGACGCGGCGGAAGCTTCGTACAACGCCAAGGTCGAACTGGTGGGCCGCGAGTCGTTCTCGGGCTTCGAACGCTCGGTCATGCTGCAGAGCGTGGATTCGAACTGGCGTGAGCATCTGGCGGCGCTGGATCACCTGCGTCAGGGCATCCATCTGCGCGGCTATGCGCAGAAGAATCCGAAGCAGGAATACAAGCGCGAGGCGTTCGAACTGTTCGCCCAGTTGCTCGAAACCATCAAGCTGGAAGTCACGCGCGTCATCATGAACGTGCGTATCCAGTCGCAGGAAGAGCTTGAGCACGCAACGGAGTCGCTCGAAGATAACGCGGGCGGTCTGGTCAATATCGAGTTCAAGCACGACGAACTCGAGACCGTGGGCGGCGAAGGCGAGATCGACGAAGATGCCGGTCGTCCGGTGGTCGCGGCGCTCGCCCAGGCGGCGGGCGCGGCAGCCGCGGTCGATGGCGAGTTGTTGCCGAAGGTTGGCCGCAACGATCCGTGCCCGTGCGGCAGTGGCAAGAAATTCAAGCACTGCCACGGCAAACTGTCTTAAGATGTGAACCGATCGACGCGGCGCCGACTCAATCGGCGCCGCGTCGTTTGTAGCGCCGGTTTTTCGACCGGCCGCACCGATCAACCGCCGCCCCGGCGGCGTGTCGTGCCGACATCGTCTGGGCGGGAGATGCAACCCTTACCTCTCGCGGGCGAACCCTCATGGCCGTCAATTTCCCCTCGATCGAAGCCTCCCAACTGCGCGCCATTCCCGGCGTCGAACTGGGCTGGGCCGAAGCCAATATCCGCAAGCCGAACCGCAAGGACGTGCTGGTCATGCGACTGGCCACCGGTAGCACGGTCTCCGGCGTTTTCACGACGAACCGCTTTTGCGCCGCGCCGGTGACGGTGTGTAAAGAGCACCTCGTGGCTCATTCGGGCATTCGCGCGCTCATCGTCAACACGGGGAATGCCAACGCCGGTACCGGCGAGCCGGGCATGGCCGCGACGCGCGCAACGTGTAATGCGCTTGCCGAGCTGCTGTCGGTTGCGCCGAACCAGATTCTGCCGTTTTCGACGGGCGTGATTCTCGAGCCGCTGCCGGTCGATCGTCTGATCGCGGGGATGCCCCAGGCGATTGCCAATCTGGCGCCTGCGCATTGGTACGAAGCCGCCCAATCGATCATGACGACCGACACGCTGCCGAAGGCCGCGTCGCGCGAGGTCATCATCGACGGCAAGTCCATCGTGCTCACCGGTATCAGCAAGGGCGCCGGCATGATCAAGCCGAACATGGCGACCATGCTCGGTTTCGTCGGCACCAATGCGCGTGTGGCGCAGCCGGTGCTCGATGC
This window of the Pandoraea fibrosis genome carries:
- the murC gene encoding UDP-N-acetylmuramate--L-alanine ligase, with product MKHIVKHIHFVGIGGSGMSGIAEVLLNLGYQVSGSDLGDNAVTQRLAGLGARIARGHAAEHIDGADAIVVSTAITADNPEVLAGRARQIPIVPRALMLAELMRLKQGVAIAGTHGKTTTTSLVASVLAQGGLDPTFVIGGRLNSAGANAKLGTGDFIVVEADESDASFLNLNPVIEVITNIDADHMDTYGHDFARLKQSFVAFTQRLPFYGIAVLCVDDPNVREILPFVSKPIVRYGLSEDAQVRAIDVRADAGQMRFTVLRKFGAGAAPLDITLNLPGEHNVRNALAAIAIATELEVPDAAIQQALAEFNGVGRRFQRYGDIALPKASGGGAFTLIDDYGHHPVEMAATLAAARGAFPGRRIVLAFQPHRYTRTRDCFEDFVQVLSDADAVVLGEVYSAGEAPIVAADGRALSRALRVAGKVEPVFVEDVAQLPDAILQVARAGDVVITMGAGSIGAVPGKLQVQQGV
- the ftsZ gene encoding cell division protein FtsZ gives rise to the protein MNFEMLETETNGTIIKVVGVGGAGGNAVQHMINRGVQGVEFIAMNTDAQALGRSQASVNIQLGKTGLGAGAKPEMGHAAAEEARERVADALRGAHMVFITAGMGGGTGTGAAPVVAQIAKEMGILTVGVVSKPFEFEGGKRMRVAETGAQELEDNVDSLIVVLNDKLFEVMGDDAEMDKCFQCADDVLHNAVAGIAEIINVDGLVNVDFEDVKTVMGEQGKAMMGTATVAGVDRARLAAEQAVASPLLEGVDLSGARGVLVNITASRSLRLSETREVMNTIKSYAAEDATVIFGTVYDDKMGDALRVTVVATGLGRAVAKKAAAPMTLLKTGTDNMPIATGHVPNVGQAGGTDYGALDTPAVWRSTRETAASHVAALQEKGVDTYDIPAFLRKQAD
- the ftsA gene encoding cell division protein FtsA — translated: MSKDYKDLLVALDIGTSKVVAVVAELRPEGRYEVIGLGQSESRGLKKGVVVNIEATVQSIQRALEEAELMADCKITNVFTGIAGSHIRSFNSSGMVAIKDKEVTQADVARVIETAKAINIPTDQQVLHILTQEFIIDGQEDVREPIGMSGIRLEVKVHIVTGAVSAAQNIVKCVRRCGLEVNDLILQPLASSISVLTEDEKELGVVLIDIGGGTTDIAIFSEGAIRHTAVIPIAGDQITSDIAMAVRTPTPDAEDIKIAHGIAKQSLADPDEMIEVPGLGERGPRTLSRQALAAVIEPRVEELFSLVQQVVRESGYEELLSSGIVLTGGAAMMPGMVELGEDIFLKPVRIGVPEYAGGLADVVRSPRYATAMGLLLEGRSQRMRGRKVAVQSGQANQVWTRMRDWFFSNF
- the murG gene encoding undecaprenyldiphospho-muramoylpentapeptide beta-N-acetylglucosaminyltransferase, producing the protein MTERATAMPAPETKTRTLLVMAGGTGGHVFPGLAVANFLRVQGWRVVWLGNPTGMEATLVPKYDIPMEFVKFGGLRGKGPMTKLLLPLNLLRAFWQSIGAIRRAKPNVVLGMGGYITFPAGMMASLLGRPLVLHEQNSVAGMANKVLARVADKVLLAFPDTIEHGEWVGNPIRADFDEMAPPAERYNARTGALRILVVGGSLGATVLNEIVPKALAKLPREDRPQVTHQAGVKHIQTLQANYAAAGVTVEAVPFIDNMVAAYAAADLVICRAGAMTVAEVAAAGVAALFVPFPHAVDDHQTTNARFLADKGAATLIDQRELSVETLAEWLRRQTRESLLAMGEKARALAKPDATEQVARVCAALAKD
- a CDS encoding D-alanine--D-alanine ligase, coding for MGGRSAERQISLISGNGVLEALRSRGVDAHAFDTGMHDLAALAAQKFDRVFIALHGRYGEDGTLQGALEHLGVPYTGSGVLASALAMDKEMTKRVWINEGLPTPRFAMLTADSDFDAVARDLGLPLIVKPSREGSTIGLTKVTEASQLKAAYEKAAALDPDVLAEEFIDGDELTVPVLGVGTKGAAAARALPVIRIVAPDANYDYQNKYFKDDTRYECPPPLSVSLQEEVQRLVLRAYLVLGCRGWARADVMLRKRDNKPFLLEINTSPGMTGHSLVPISARAAGLSYEDLVVEILATATLDLHPNAQWKPE
- a CDS encoding cell division protein FtsQ/DivIB, which encodes MWHNVRLLNAIASALVALVVLAALAAGGHWLIQRPIFTLKAIQIDGDVSHINGPTLRANAVARLKGNFFTIDLDATRAAFEAVPWVRHASVRRVWPNQLAITIEEYKPLATWNDGRLVSVDGELFAANLAEAEDEGKLPEFAGPPGSEKDVTARYYDFMKWFAPLNMKPEAVTLSNRYAWGVRLAGGVQLALGRERTPETLATRSRRFVQAYPQVAARWGNQIEYADLRYPNGFAVRAAGMRFLSEEQAKKLAATPVQKRDSQKPAVAQPAARQKRSQ
- a CDS encoding DciA family protein; its protein translation is MKRPKANRVARPLTTLLSASDGAGSLLVAAEQLARLERDVHALLPPALTASVKVTPPREGALVFLVANNSLAARLRQQTPSLIEGLAKRGWLIRTIRIRVSIAAPEPQKPPKEARLPRQGLVSLRDLRDALEPSPLRDALARLVARHSYGGSRKP
- the lpxC gene encoding UDP-3-O-acyl-N-acetylglucosamine deacetylase → MLKQRTLKSIAKTVGIGLHSGRKVELSLRPAPPNTGIVFCRTDLNPPVEIPASAMAIGDTRLASVLQKDGARVSTVEHLMSACAGLGIDNLYVDVTAEEIPIMDGSAATFVFLIQSAGIEEQAAAKKFIRVTKPVEIREGDKFACLEPYEGFKLKFTIDFRHPAVDRTGQALEIDFAETSYAKEIARARTFGFAHEVEMLRELGLARGGSMDNAIVLDEYRILNNDGLRYDDEFVKHKMLDAIGDLYVIGHPLLASYTAYKSGHGLNNQLLRELLAQDAYEIVTFEHAEDAPRGFQFEPQTQFA